The DNA sequence TCGCCATCCATCACGTGACGATCGCTCCGATCATCGAGGCACCCCAGGAGAATCAGTTGATCGTCACGTTCGGCGTCCTCTTGATCCTCGTCAGCGCGATCGAGATCGCGTTTTCGGCGGATCCACAGAGTCTCGACATCGATCTCGGGTCGATCGGTGTCGCCGGCATCTACCTTCCCGAGGGACAACTGTACGCGCTCGTGTTCGCCGTCGTGGCCGTCGTCGCCTCGTGGGGATTCCTCCAGTACACGCAACTCGGACGGGCGATCAGGGGGACGGCGGACAACAGGGACGCGGCCCAGTACGTCGGCATCAACGTGCCGCGGATCGATTACCTGACGTTCGGGCTCGGAGCGGCGCTTGCCGGTCTCGCCGGCGCGGTGATCCCGCTGTTCCAGCAGATCAACCCCCATCTCGGGGACGCCTACCTGATCAACGCGTTCGTGATCGTCGTGCTCGGCGGACTGGGATCGTTCCCCGGCGCGTTGCTCGGCGGGATGATCATCGGCTTCGTCCACGTGTTCGGGCAGTTCTTCCTGCCAGGGTCGGGCTACCAGATCGCGATCTTCCTGATCTTCATCCTGGTGCTCCTGCTGAAGCCCGAGGGACTGCTCGGAGGTGAGACTCATGAGTGAGACCCAGTACGGTCGTCTCGATCGCGCTCGATTGCGGTATCGCCGGTTCCGCCAGCAGTGGTATTCCACGCCGATCGTACTGACGGCGATCTTCGGCGCCCTGCTCGTCTTGCCGTTGACGCTGAACCTGTACGCGTTCGGCTTCAGTCTCGGGACCTGGATCAGCGTCCACATGCTGATCATCACGCTAGTCTGGGCGACGACCGGCCAGGCGTGGAACATGATGTCCGGCTACACCGGCCAGTTCTCGTTCGGGCACGCCGCGTTCTTCGGCCTCGGCGCCTACGGGACGATCCTGTTGCTGAACGTCGTCGGGCTGAACCCGTGGCTCGGGATGCTGGTCGGCGCAGTCGCCGCCGGGCTCTACGGACTGGTGATCGGCGTGCTCTGTTTCCGCTACGATCTCCGCGGGCACTACTTCGCGCTGGCCACGCTCGCGTTCGCGGAACTGATCCGGTATACGTTCAACACGGTTCCGCAGCTGGGCGGGGCGAGCGGCTTCTACAAGCCGCTCCCGCGAACGTACGCGGACGGGTTCGGGCTCGCCGCGTTCCAGTTCGAGGGCGTGCTCCCGTACTACTACGTCATCCTGGCGTTCCTGATCGTCGTGACCGTCGTCTCGCTCGTCATCAAACAGTCCCGACTCGGACTGTACCTGTTCGCCATCCGCGAGAACGAGAACGCCGCCGCTGCCGTCGGCATCCCGACGTACCGGTACAAGCTGCTGGGAACCACGGTGAGTGCCTTTTTCACCGCCTGGGCCGGCGCGTTCTGGGCCATGTACTTCGATACGATCCGGCCGGAGACCGTCTACGACATCCTCGTCAACGTCGAGGTCCTGTTGCCGGCGATCGTCGGCGGTATCGGCACCGTCATCGGGCCGATCGTCGGCGCGTTCATCGTCATCCCGCTGAGCGAGGTCGCCCGCATCCTCGTCGACCTCTCCGGGTTCGACCGCATCATCTACGGCGTATTGCTGATCGGGATCGTCCTCTACAGTCCGAAAGGTGCGGTCTCCTGGCCGGGACGGTTCTTCGAGGTGCTCGAACGAAACGGGCTGTACGAGAACGCAATCGACGACGGGGCCGAAACCGACGAATGACCCGGGCCGACGCGCTCTCGTCGTTCGTCGCCACGCTGTCGTTCGAGGACCTTCCAGCCCCCGTTCGCGACCGCGTCGGACTCGTCGTCGCCGACACCGTCGGCGCGATCGTCGGGGGCGCACCGACCGACCCGGTTCGGACGCTTCGGGAGCAGTACGTCGATCGCGATTCGGGACCCGCGTCCGTCCTCGGAACGACGGCGACGCTCCCGCGGTCCCAGGCCGCGATGCTCAACGGGATCGCCGGGACGGTCCTCGAACTCGACGAGGGGCACAAGCGGGCCGCCGGTCATCCGGCGATCCACGTCCTGCCGGCGGTCCTCGCCGTCGCCGAAGCCGACGATGGCTCCGTCGCGGACCTGACGACGGCGTTCGTCGCCGGCTACGAAACCGCCGTTCGCGTCGCGCGGGCGTGCCAGCCCCTGGCCGACGGCTACCACCCGCACGGAGTCTGGGGCGTCGTCGGTGCGACCGCGGCGATCGCGAACTACGAGGGTCTCGACGACGAGACGGTCGCGAACGCGCTCGCCATCGCGGCCAACCACGCCCAGCAGACGCGCTTCGAGGCCGCGCTCGAGGGTGCGACGGTCAGGGACACGTACGCCGGAATGGTCGCGCCCGACGCGATGCGGGCCGTCGACCAGGCGCGAGCCGGATTCACCGGAATCGAAAACGGGGTTCGGACGCACCTCGAGCACGTCGCGGCCGAGCCGATCGACGACGTTCCGACCGACGCACTCGGCGACCGGTGGGAAGTCCTCGACGGCTACTTCAAGGTTCACGCGGCGTGTCGGTACACGCACCCGGCACTGGACGCGATCGACGACCTCTCGATCGAGAGTTCGATCGACGCCGACGACGTGGACCGGGTGACCGTCGAAACCTATCCCGCCGCGGCCACGCTTTCGGATCCGGAACCGACGTCGCGACTCGCCGCGAAGTTCTCGATCCCGTTCGCGGTCGCGTCGCGAATCGTCCACGGTCACGCGAGGAAAGCGGCGTTCGAACCCGCGGCGTTCGAGGAGTCGGTGTACGATCTCGCGGGACGCGTCGCCGTCGAATCGACGCCGGAATTCGCCGACGCCGTCCCGGAGAGTCGGGGCGCGCGCGTGACGATCGATCTCGACGACGCGACGCGATCCGCGACGGTTCGTCACGCCCGCGGCGGCGCACAGCGCCCGTTCGACGAGGCGCGCCTCCGCGAGAAGTTCCACGCGCTCGTCGACCCCGTCCTTGGCCGATCGGACGCCGAGGAGGCGTGGACGACGCTCCGGACGCTGTCTCCGACCGACGTGCGATCGCTCTGTCTCTCGACGCGACCGGACGGGGCGGAGTGAGTCGCCCCGACGACGATCGTCCCGTTCGATCGAGAAGCGGTGTCACCGTCGGGACGTTCGGTCGATGCCGATCGGTCCGCGATCGGTCGCGACACCCCGTCGGTTCGCGGGACGTTCGTGCTCATTCGAGCGGCCCATCCGATTATAGTAAACATTCATATATAATATCCTAATTGGTATATACTGATACGGCCCGATCGTGCGAAACAGGTGGCTTCTGCTCCACAAGTACGGTACAGAAGCTCTATGTGTGAGATATTGGGGCGATACGAAAACCCAACTCCGTCTCGATTCAGATGATGGGGTTGCTACCAGGTCTACCGTGGTAATCGGCTTACTAGAGGCTCTGTAATCCTCGTCTGTATCGACCCCCATCGAGAAGTACAGATCATCGGCAAAATCCATTTGAATTCTTATGAATGCCTTATTATATCGTTTTTAACTCATTTTTCGGGTGGGCTGTGGCCAACCGGACCGAACCCTGGTCACCGCTCCACCGATCGATCAGGGCTCGAACTCGTACACTACCGTCACGCTCGCGCTCACGGTCACCGGATCGGCGTCGAACGACGTCTCGGGCGCGGCGCCGTCCGCGCTTTCCGCGACGTCGTCCGCCGCGTATCGGACCGAGCCGATCCGCACGTCGCTCGTCGTGACCGATTTCGTACCGGTAATCTCGACCTCGCGATTGGCAGCGACGTGTTCGGCCTCGCTATCGGCGTTGTCGAGCGCGTCGTCGAGTGCATCGTTGCGCAGGTCGTCGCGCGTCTCCTCCTGCAGAGTGAAATTCACGCGGCCGACGTCGTCCGCACCGGCCTCGATCGCCGCGTCGACGACCTCGCCGACGCGGTCCACGTCGTCGATCGTGAGGTGGAACGATCGCGACCCGCGGAAGCCGTCCCCGGTGCCCTCCCGGTCCCGATCGGGGTGGACGCGATACCGGCCTTCCTCGACGTTCTCGTCGGGAAGGCCGAGGTCGTCGAACGCCTCCCGGAGCGGTTCTGATCGCGTGGCCAGTTCGTCACGGACCGCCTCGGCCGTGTCGCCGCGTGCTTCGATGCCGACACTGACCGTCGCCCTGTCCGGATCGGTTTCGACCTGGCCGTCGGCGCTGACGGCAATCTCGTACTCGGTCTCGTCAGTGGTCGTCGTACCCTGGTTCTCGTCGCTACTGAGGGCGCTTCCGGCACAGCCTGCCATCGCCGTTGCGACACCGACGCTCGATGCCGCGAGGAACTGTCGTCGATCCATATCCGATCGCTCTCGTGCCAGTGAAAAAACACCTCGTCAAGCTCAAATGAATCTTTGAGTGATGCTATAGTAGCAACTGAAACGATTTACACACTGATCGCAAAGCCGTCCTGCGATCAGGTGTGCATTGACTTTCAGTTGCTACTATATTCCCGTCGGACGGGTCAGGTACTTGTCGCGACACGTTGTCACTGACGGTACGGCGACGCTTCACCCCATGCCACCCGATCGCCTCTTGCTCCCCGTCGCGAACCCGGACACCGCCGATCGACTGCTCGACACGGCGATCGACGTCGCTCGCGATCGCGCGCTGGAGATCCTCGTGCTGTCGGTCGTCACCGTCCCGGTCCAGCTCTCGCTCGAACAGGCGCGCCGCGAACTCGAGATCGACGATCGCGAGGCGCTCGTCGACGACGTGGTCGGGCAGGCCCGGGCGAACGGCGTCGACGCGACGGGACGGATCAGGTTCGCCCGCAACGCGGCGACCGCGATCTGTGGCGTCGCCGAGGACGACCCCGTGTCGACGATCCTGCTCGGCTGGCGCGGCCGGCCGCGCCGACAGGACGTCATTCTCGGGAGCACGATCGACGCGGTGCTGACCGACGCGCCGTGTGACGTGCTCGTCGAGCGACTCGACGAGGGGCCGGCCGGGGTCTCGTCGATCCTCGCCCCCGTCGCCGGCGGGCCGAACACCGATCTCGCCGCCGAGACCGCTGGGTCGCTCGCGCGGGAACGCGAGGCTCACGTCGAACTGGTCACGATCGTCACGGACCGCGACGACGACACCGTCGCCGACGCACGGGACCTGCTCGCCAGCACGGAGTCGGCGCTGGGTGCCGTCCCGTCCGTCGAACGGACCGTTCTCTCGGGGCCGGTCGTCGAGACGATCGTCGATCGGACGGCGCGCCACGACGTGACCGTCGTCGGTGCCGCCGAGGGCGGCTTCCTCCGGCGCGTGCTCGTGGGTAGCGTCCCGGAAGCCGTCGCGCGCGGGGCCGACAGTACGGTCATCATGGCCAGGCGCAACGAACCCGTTTCCCGGGCGCTCTGGCGGCGGGCACGCGATCGGATCCGGTGGTGACCGGCCGCTCGACGAGTACCGGGATCGCGATCGCACTGACAGTCCCGTCGATCAGGCGTCCTGGAGCACGTCGAAGGCGAAATCCGGCCGGTTCGTGACGAGGACGTCGAGATCGTGTTCGAGCACGTCGCGGATAGTCTCTTTCGTGTCGACGAGTTTCCAGACGCCGGCGGTGAGCCCCCGCTCCCGCGTCTCGTCGACGAAGGTCGGCACGCCGTGAGGGGCGTAGTGCGTGAACGCCGCGTCCGCACCGGCGGCCGCCGCGTCCTCTGCGAGCCACGGCGTCGGCACCGAGCCGACCAGTCCGGTCGAAACGCCGGCCCCCTGTGCCGGGTCGAGCACCGGCGCGTCGAACGCGATGATCGTGGTCCGATCGGTGAGGCCGTGCTCCGCGACGGTCTCGAGGACCGCATCGGTGTAGCCGCCGTCTTTCAGTTCCAGGTAGATCGACGCGTCCGAGGGCGCGATCGTTTCGAGCGCCCGATCGAGCGTGACGAGCGGTTCGCCGTCGACCTGGGCACCCTCGATCTCGTCCCAGGGCGTGTTCCGGATCCAGCCGTGTCCCGTCGAGTCCCAGTCGAGGACGGGGTCGTGGAACAACAGCAGTTCGCCGTCGCTGGTCCGTCGCACGTCGAGTTCGACGCCGTCGACGCCGACCTCGAGTGCGCGCCGGATCGCGGCCTCCGTGTTCGGCGGTGCGAGGCCCTCCGCCCCGCGGTGGCCGACGATCTGCGGTCGATCGGACGTCACCGATCCGGACCCGATCAGCGGCGACAGTCCCCAGACTGCGACGCCCGAGACTCCCGCACCCATCCCGGCGAGCAGGCGTCGCCGCGAGACGTCGGGCCGGGAGGAAAATGACATATTCGACGTCTCTCAGTGCATCCATATCAATGTTCTTCCGACGAAACGACGGTCCGTGTGATACACGTTGTCGGGTTTTCGGCCGATCCGGGCTCGCCGATCGGCCGTCGATCCCGGTTCGAACTGCGCCCGCTCCGAATCCGGAACAGCTTTGCTGTCAACTCTCCAAGGTAGCGGCGTGAGTCGTCTCGAGCGCGTCACCGCCTGGCTACGTGCCCGTCCAGTCCTCACGGTCTTCCTGTCGCTCGCAGCCGTACCGACCTGCCTCGCGGCCCTCTCCTTTCGCCAGCCAATCGGGCTCCCCAACACCGTCCTCTCCGGGCTCGAACTGCTCTTCTCGCTGCTGGTCTACGCACCGGTCGCCGGCATCCGGTCGTGGCTGCTCGAACCGATCGGGCTCGACGCCCTCTTTGCCGTCCCCGGTCTCCAGCAGACCCTCGTGTTCGTTCTCCTGCTCGGGTTCTACTACGTCCTCAGCCTCTCGATCGTTCGGATCGGCACGGCGATCCGGACCCACTACCGGACCCGGACGTGACGACCGACGGTCAGAGACGCACCGCGCCGATCAGGACGGCGACGAGAGGCACGGCGACGGCGGCGTGAACGATCACCAGCACCGCCTGTCCGACCGTCGAGACCCCCATCGAGGGGGCAACGACGAGCACCGGGGCCAGCATGGCAACGAAGACGACGGCGGCGAGTGCGACGAAGTTCCGGGTTGGGCGGGCAGTCACGCGAGCCAGTACCGCGTAGGCGACCGCGGCCCCGGCGCCAGCGAAGACGATACTGGCGATCGTCGGCCCGGCGGTGAACGGGCTGTCCGGCCCGGAAACGCCGAGGTCGATGCCGAGAAGGGTGACGATCCCGAGAACGAGCAGGCTCGCGGCGATGGCGACAACGACGCCGATCGTCGTCCGACGGACGAGGTTGCTCGCACTCGTTGCTACCGGGTATCTCGTGTCAGTAATTCTCATGAGAGTGGTAGGCAGGGGTCGGATATAAACTACGCACTCGCCGATCGGCCGGAACTCGGTTGTGGGAAATACTCTTGCGCGTTGCTCAGTCGTGTCGAAAGCTCCGCTGACCCGTAAACGCCATCGCCATGCCGTGTTCGTCCGCGGCTTCGATCACGTCGTCGTCGTTGACCGACCCGCCGGGCTGGACGACCGCCTCGATGCCCGCCTTCGCGGCTTCCTCGATGCCGTCCGGGAACGGGAAGAACGCGTCGGAGGCCATGACCGCCCCGTCGCCGTCCTTGCCCTCGGCGTGTTCGTCGGCCTTCATCGCCGCGAGCCGAACCGCGTCGACGCGGGAGACCTGCCCCATGCCGATCCCGACCGTCTCGGTGCCGTCCGCGAAGAGGATCCCGTTCGATTTGACGTGCTTGAGCGTCTGCCACGCGAACACCATCGACTCGAGTTCCTCGTCCGTCGGTTCGCGCTCGGTCACGACCTCGAGGTCGTCGACGGCGATCGACTGCAAGTCGCGTTCCTGGACGAGTCGGCCGCCGACGATCGGCTTCTCGGTGAAGCGTTCCGTCACCTCACCCAACTCATCCACGTCGAGGACGCGCAGGTTCTCCTTCTCGAAGAGCACGTCCAGCGCGTCCTCGGTGTAGCCCGGCGCGACGACGACCTCCTTGAAGGAGTCGACGATCTGCTCGGCGGTCTCTGCGTCACACTCCCGGTTGAGCGCGACGATGCCGCCGAAGGCGCTCATCGGGTCCGTCGAGAGCGCCTTCTCGTAGGCCTCGGCCAGCGAGTCGGCGGTCGCACAGCCCGCCGGGTTGGTGTGTTTGATGACCGCCGCCGCGGGCGCGTCGAACTCCTTGATGAGGTTCAGCGCGCCGTCGGCGTCGTTGTAGTTGTTGTACGACAGCGCCTTTGCGCCCTCGTTCAGTTGATCCGCGTGGACGACGCTCGCTTCGTCGCAGGTGTAGTCAGCGTAGACCGCGGCGTCCTGGTGGGGGTTCTCCCCGTAGCGGAGGGTGTCGGCGCGATCGCTCGAGACGAGTCGGCGAGCGGGTAGCCCCTCGGCATCGGGTGCGTTCGGGGTGTCGGCGTCCACCGTCACCTCGCTCGCCTCCGTATCCACGTCGACGGCACCCTCGGCGAACCACTTCACCGCACGCGGATAGGCGCGGAACTCACCCTCGTAGAGGACGCGCTCTTTCAGCGTCTCCTCGTCGTCGCCCTCGTAGACCGGGATCGGCTCCTGGGTGACGATCGGGCCGCCGTCGACCTCGCCCTCGACGATATTCCCCTCCTCGTCGGTCGCGTCGGTGACGACGTGGACCGTACAGCCGGTGACCGAGACGCCGGCGTCGAGCGCGTCGCCCCACGCGTCCATCCCGGGGAACGACGGCAGCAGCGCGGGGTGGACGTTCAGCGTCGTCGGCTGGGCGTCGAGGAACGTGTCCGAGAGGATCCGCATGTAGCCGTCCAGGCAGACGAGGTC is a window from the Halosolutus amylolyticus genome containing:
- a CDS encoding branched-chain amino acid ABC transporter permease produces the protein MFVDPSIALQLVAFAILLGGIYGLVALGLTMIFGVMDVINFAHGALMVAGMYTVWWLTNEGGLNPFLTIPIAIVVLFVLGLAIHHVTIAPIIEAPQENQLIVTFGVLLILVSAIEIAFSADPQSLDIDLGSIGVAGIYLPEGQLYALVFAVVAVVASWGFLQYTQLGRAIRGTADNRDAAQYVGINVPRIDYLTFGLGAALAGLAGAVIPLFQQINPHLGDAYLINAFVIVVLGGLGSFPGALLGGMIIGFVHVFGQFFLPGSGYQIAIFLIFILVLLLKPEGLLGGETHE
- a CDS encoding branched-chain amino acid ABC transporter permease, with the protein product MSETQYGRLDRARLRYRRFRQQWYSTPIVLTAIFGALLVLPLTLNLYAFGFSLGTWISVHMLIITLVWATTGQAWNMMSGYTGQFSFGHAAFFGLGAYGTILLLNVVGLNPWLGMLVGAVAAGLYGLVIGVLCFRYDLRGHYFALATLAFAELIRYTFNTVPQLGGASGFYKPLPRTYADGFGLAAFQFEGVLPYYYVILAFLIVVTVVSLVIKQSRLGLYLFAIRENENAAAAVGIPTYRYKLLGTTVSAFFTAWAGAFWAMYFDTIRPETVYDILVNVEVLLPAIVGGIGTVIGPIVGAFIVIPLSEVARILVDLSGFDRIIYGVLLIGIVLYSPKGAVSWPGRFFEVLERNGLYENAIDDGAETDE
- a CDS encoding MmgE/PrpD family protein, which translates into the protein MTRADALSSFVATLSFEDLPAPVRDRVGLVVADTVGAIVGGAPTDPVRTLREQYVDRDSGPASVLGTTATLPRSQAAMLNGIAGTVLELDEGHKRAAGHPAIHVLPAVLAVAEADDGSVADLTTAFVAGYETAVRVARACQPLADGYHPHGVWGVVGATAAIANYEGLDDETVANALAIAANHAQQTRFEAALEGATVRDTYAGMVAPDAMRAVDQARAGFTGIENGVRTHLEHVAAEPIDDVPTDALGDRWEVLDGYFKVHAACRYTHPALDAIDDLSIESSIDADDVDRVTVETYPAAATLSDPEPTSRLAAKFSIPFAVASRIVHGHARKAAFEPAAFEESVYDLAGRVAVESTPEFADAVPESRGARVTIDLDDATRSATVRHARGGAQRPFDEARLREKFHALVDPVLGRSDAEEAWTTLRTLSPTDVRSLCLSTRPDGAE
- a CDS encoding SIMPL domain-containing protein gives rise to the protein MDRRQFLAASSVGVATAMAGCAGSALSSDENQGTTTTDETEYEIAVSADGQVETDPDRATVSVGIEARGDTAEAVRDELATRSEPLREAFDDLGLPDENVEEGRYRVHPDRDREGTGDGFRGSRSFHLTIDDVDRVGEVVDAAIEAGADDVGRVNFTLQEETRDDLRNDALDDALDNADSEAEHVAANREVEITGTKSVTTSDVRIGSVRYAADDVAESADGAAPETSFDADPVTVSASVTVVYEFEP
- a CDS encoding universal stress protein codes for the protein MPPDRLLLPVANPDTADRLLDTAIDVARDRALEILVLSVVTVPVQLSLEQARRELEIDDREALVDDVVGQARANGVDATGRIRFARNAATAICGVAEDDPVSTILLGWRGRPRRQDVILGSTIDAVLTDAPCDVLVERLDEGPAGVSSILAPVAGGPNTDLAAETAGSLAREREAHVELVTIVTDRDDDTVADARDLLASTESALGAVPSVERTVLSGPVVETIVDRTARHDVTVVGAAEGGFLRRVLVGSVPEAVARGADSTVIMARRNEPVSRALWRRARDRIRW
- a CDS encoding glycerophosphodiester phosphodiesterase → MSFSSRPDVSRRRLLAGMGAGVSGVAVWGLSPLIGSGSVTSDRPQIVGHRGAEGLAPPNTEAAIRRALEVGVDGVELDVRRTSDGELLLFHDPVLDWDSTGHGWIRNTPWDEIEGAQVDGEPLVTLDRALETIAPSDASIYLELKDGGYTDAVLETVAEHGLTDRTTIIAFDAPVLDPAQGAGVSTGLVGSVPTPWLAEDAAAAGADAAFTHYAPHGVPTFVDETRERGLTAGVWKLVDTKETIRDVLEHDLDVLVTNRPDFAFDVLQDA
- a CDS encoding DUF6069 family protein codes for the protein MRITDTRYPVATSASNLVRRTTIGVVVAIAASLLVLGIVTLLGIDLGVSGPDSPFTAGPTIASIVFAGAGAAVAYAVLARVTARPTRNFVALAAVVFVAMLAPVLVVAPSMGVSTVGQAVLVIVHAAVAVPLVAVLIGAVRL
- the purH gene encoding bifunctional phosphoribosylaminoimidazolecarboxamide formyltransferase/IMP cyclohydrolase, whose protein sequence is MTRIAGMAGNRGRNLLNIADRAPGGAELAVVLTNSEEAPVLEAAAERGIPTEVVPLEDDMSRREHEQAVNEALSGHEFDLVCLDGYMRILSDTFLDAQPTTLNVHPALLPSFPGMDAWGDALDAGVSVTGCTVHVVTDATDEEGNIVEGEVDGGPIVTQEPIPVYEGDDEETLKERVLYEGEFRAYPRAVKWFAEGAVDVDTEASEVTVDADTPNAPDAEGLPARRLVSSDRADTLRYGENPHQDAAVYADYTCDEASVVHADQLNEGAKALSYNNYNDADGALNLIKEFDAPAAAVIKHTNPAGCATADSLAEAYEKALSTDPMSAFGGIVALNRECDAETAEQIVDSFKEVVVAPGYTEDALDVLFEKENLRVLDVDELGEVTERFTEKPIVGGRLVQERDLQSIAVDDLEVVTEREPTDEELESMVFAWQTLKHVKSNGILFADGTETVGIGMGQVSRVDAVRLAAMKADEHAEGKDGDGAVMASDAFFPFPDGIEEAAKAGIEAVVQPGGSVNDDDVIEAADEHGMAMAFTGQRSFRHD